Genomic segment of Pogona vitticeps strain Pit_001003342236 chromosome 15, PviZW2.1, whole genome shotgun sequence:
CTCGGGTGGCAGATGCTGGAAGGGGGTGGCAAGGCATTGGCGGAGAGAATTGTGTGCCACACAGATTGTGCTGCCCCATACTTTCCAGCATTGGGGCACCATCCAGACACCTGTGTCATTGGGGTTTCGAAGATAGGAAAGAccttgtcttttgcctcaggcagcaaaatgccttaggCTGGCACCTGgcttcctccaccaccccccatCCTAGGCCATCCCCGGCTGTCCCAGATATGGGTCACGAAGCATCCGTGGGCAGGGGGgtgaggaacacacacacaccccagcctcTCTTGACTTTCAAAGCGGTTCAGACATTCCGGGGAATGCTGTGCGCTGGAGCGGCAGGATGAGGCCTCCCTCAGAGCAAGGCCTTGAGGACGAAGGAGAGCCCGGCGCCACAGGAGAGGCCGAGCGCCAGGAAGAAGGTCATGATGGCGCCAGCCAGTTCGCTCTCATGGCGTTGGACTTGTctggggggagaagaagaaggaaaaaaggcttCAGTCATGCCACAGTCGGTTTCAAAGCCTCACCGCTCAGCGCAACAGGAAGATGCGAAGAACGCTAGGAGATGATGGGCCTGCCTGTCACGGTACCCATTTTTCTCAACCGAGAAGGCAGCCGGTGGATCTCGATGCTGCGTCTGAAGCAGGGGAGGAACaaaatccaccaccaccatcacggCACTCTTTGGCTCTGAAGGACACCAGACAAACTCCCCTTTATTCATTGATTTACTTATTAAAATTGATGTCAACTACCCTGTTTCTTCTCAAACTAGGGATTCGAGCCgctggttcaaaaaaaatcttaCTCCAGACGCTCTCTTGAACCCTCCAGCAGCCCTCGGGGGGCAATTTCGCCCTTTGGAGCTGCTCCCAACTGGTGTCTGAAGGACGTCCCCGTCTCGAACCCACCCACCATGATCAGCTGGCCTAGAATCACCTGGGGAGGGGAAGGTGGCAGAATCAGTCCCTGCGTCCCTCTAGAACAGGGGGTCCCAACCTGCCCTGATGTCATTGGGAAAACCGACATTGGCCGACATGTGGTTTTTAGCCTGTGCGTGTTTTCAACTTTCCGTTCATTGTTCAGGTAATATATGTTTTAACTTGTTGTTAAACCATTTAGGTTAGTGCTGTTGCActaattggatggatggatggatggatggatggatggatggatggatggatggatggatggatggatggatggatggatggatggatggatggatggatggatggatggatggatggatgggttagtcaatggatggatggatggatggatggatggatggatggatggatggatggatggatggatgaatcaatgaatcaatgaatcaatgaatgcatgcatgattggatgaatgcatgaatgcatgaatgcatgaatgcatgaatgcatgaatggatagacagacagacagacagacagacagacagacagacagacagacagacagacagacagacagacagacagacagacagacagacagatgttccACTCACTTCGGTGCCAGGCACATGGTCAGGGAGACGAAGTAGCCGTTGGAAAGCGAGAAAACGGCCATGAAGAGGATGAACCAGGCGTCCTGCCGGAAGAGGGTGGGCAAGTAGGTGCGCTGGGGCACGTTGCACAGGAGGAGCAGGGGGATAAAGAGGAGGCGCAGGCCCACTGCCACAGGGATCAGCCGCAAGAGCTTCTCTggctagagagaaagaaaaaggatccTCACCCCGGATTTTGAAAAGGACAGGGAAACCCTTCTCCGAATGAAGAATAAAAACCTTGCCCACGCAGAGAAAAGGTATAGGACACCCACTGAGTATGTTTTTAGGATTCAGGAAAGTGCCTGCATAATCTGCGGCATGAAGATAAAACTTCCTGAGCGAAGGGCCAGCCCGTGTTTTTAAGTAAGGTGAGACAGCAGCTTCAGAGGGCAGCAAATACAGATACAGtgttgccccgcatagcgaggttaatccgttccggattaaccttcgctatgtgaaaacatcgctgtacggggcaggaaaagcctattggaatgcattaaacttagtttaatgggTTCctataggcgccaaaacttacccctccagcgatgttttcgcagtccggcggccattttggagccgccgatcagctgttcggcggctccaaaatggccgctggacgccccaatcatcgcaaagtgagtgcggcgattggggcagctccgtatagcgatccccaaaaagggatcgctatacggattctttgttatacggtgcactcgttaagcgaggcaccactgtattgttgtccTGCTAGCTTCTCCTGAGGTCCTTGGAGGCTCCCTTCTTGGGGAAGGGGCTGTGTGGGCCATAAATCCCATCCTATGCCTCCTTCACCCTGCTCTGCCACTAATGTGACCCGCTGGGACCCTCTCCTGTGGCCCGTGTTGAAAGGCCACTGCTGGTTCATTCGGCTTCTCCACACGGAAGGAGTGTGTGCAGAACGTTTCCGACGGAGAGAGAAATGCGAATTCACTCCTTGTCAAGTTGGGAATTCAGGTTTCTCCAGGTCTGTTCAAATCAATCAGCCacaaggggaggaaaggaaattagctaaacagccttgtttgcagcttgttcacATCGTTCATTGCAGGAGATATGGTTACAAGAGAACTActtaacaagctgtaaacaaggccAGCAGAGTGGCAATTTTCACCTcttgtttccttctctcccctgccccctttcTAGATGCCATAGCGCAAAGGCGATGGcaccaatctgtttttttttaagggtaggTAAGGTATATTCTGCCCAGAGGGGAATGACAGAAACCGAAAGATCACACTTTTCTGCATCGGTTCAAGCGATCGCACCTTCTGAACCGATGCAAATGGTTTTGAGGGTttcaaaaagcagaagcccccagCGGCAGAGGAAAAGGCCACAGATTGGTCAGGGGGAACTCTGAGCCAATTTGGAAAGAAAAACGCAAACCAGCTCATCCCATATCCTGGAGCATTTTCCGTGTTTTTGGCAAATGGGGTTGCACTATGGGGAAAAAAGCCATAAAACTTTATGCCACAATAAACATTCccctccctattttttttttttttttttttgtcttctttgccaCAAGAGACGAACACCGTTACTCTTCCTCCTCTAGGATGCTGGTGATGCTGCTTCTCCCAACACGGAGCAGAACTCAAGTCAGGATCGAATCCCGCTTCTGACACCATCCTCTATCAAAACCCCTGTCATTTACCCAGAGGAAATAGGAGGTAGCGCTGCGGCCCAGCCAGTCCATGACgttgaagaggaggaagcagcaaACCGGAGTGAAGAACTTGcctggcagggagagagaaagcaagtgAAAAGCGGAGTCGGAGAGAAGCACCTGGAACTCGCACGGctgtcatccccccaaaaaacacaacaacaggtTTGtcggagagaaagagagagaatatactCTGCAGAATGGATCCCCTCAACAGTGGAATTACCACTTTTTGCACCACACAGGGGGTCACAGCACCActggtgatttttatttttatttacaatgCAAATTTATACCTGCTGTGCATAATTCACTTTTACAGCCCCCTGCCCCAGGTGCGGGTGCCGatcctttgttttttaaaaaagatcaaaacCCTCTAACATACCaaggagggtgggagagagagacatCAGTGGTAACAGGCCTGTATGgtgctccattaaaaaaaatgtactcCCAGGCAAAACCCACATCCTGAATATATCTATGCCAATTGGAGATTATGCAGAAAAGGCAGGGAGCCCTTCCCATCCTCTGAACCCTCTTTCAAACTGAAGGCGGGACCTTCCACGAGCAAAGATAATGCTGTATAGATAGAGCTACGGTCCTTTCTCGGAGGTCCCAAATCTACCGGGAGCACCCCAAATTCTTCGCCAGCCAGGAccggctctcctcctcctcctcctccttgcccctTCCAAAACACAGCCTTCCCTCACTCACCCCACGTTTCGTTCTCAGACGTGCTGGCCACGCTGGCGGTGATGGCCGGGAACACGGACAAAGTGACTGAGAAGACCACGACGATACACAAGGCCAGCTGCCAGATCTGAAACACAAAGGAGGTCAAAGGAGGGGGTCATCCATCCTCCGCGCTTCCCCCATTCCTCCACCTTAGCCCTGCTGACCCCCCCTTCCTCTAAGAGGGCAAATGTGAGCCTCCAGATATCTGTGCCCGATGAGGTGCATCAACCCTAGCGGGCAGCGTCAGTGGGGTAGGTTTATAGGAGATGTCGTGCCAAAACACGACCTCCGAGGAACGCTCCCCAGGTTTCCCCCAAGAAACAGAATCCCAGAAAGAGTGACCACACGTCCGACAGTTCTGACTCTGCCTGTGCTCTAGAGCAGTCTGTGGGagtcctgactcctgtcctctgaaggggccgcccacagagactggcgagacgctaggaagaaaaacctctggaacacggccaaacagcccgaaaaaacccacaacagccacaaagaatgttttctttcttctgcttctcaGCTATCGCTCGCTGGCCACCGCGCTTACCTTCTTGAGCACGTCTAGAACCGACGGCTTAGGTGCGGCCAGCCCTGCCCCGCTCTTCCCATTCATCATTTCTGGAGGACATGCCAGATCGTCCCGCTCGAGGGCCACCACGTTTCCGTTACTCAAGTTCTGAGGTTCCTCTCGGGGGCCACCAGGCACGACTGCCGTGACGTCCTCTAGAAAGAGCAGAAAAGCATCCAGTCATCACACCACAAAATCCAGGGCCCTATGGCCTCCATCAGCAGGACGTCATCTGTTATATgctgttgtacagtggtgccctgctagatgatgttaattcgttccattgaaatcgctgttgtacgtaaacatcgtctagcgagcaGCGTttccccatgggaatgcattgaaacccgtttaatacattccaatggggaaggatcgtcattgtccagcaaagatcgcccataggaaagccctTTGctagccgccgatcagctgtaaaatcggCGTCTAGTGAACAACGGAAGCGCGGACCGAGCTGTTAAAAATCCTCACCTTGCGAAGAAAGGGTCCGCGCAGCACGGACCAGATCATTGTGGAGCGAAATTCCCCcttaggaaacatcgttttgcgatcgctatagccttgcgatctctatagcgatcgcaaaaactcatcgttatgcggatttggtgttttgtggggtaatcgttttgcgaggtaccactgtatttatatactGTCAATAAAACATTTAATAGGTCTAAAAGCATGCTGGTTCCCCTACATCTTCTGAACTCCTTCCCCTACATCTTCTGACAAGCCCTTAATTCCATCCAAAACTTCTCAGTCACATCTCCAAGGAATAAAATGCCACTGAGGCTAAATGACATTGAAACGGATCTGGTATCTGACATTTTTATTTCCCAGTTGCTGCTTGACTTTTTTTAGAGGCCACATTCGGTGATTTTTCACTGTCCGTGGCTATTTATTCACATTGTATGTTATGAgccgtcaagtcggaaccaatttAGAGTGACCGTAACagagcaagtgagatatttaaggaatggttttattatttatatttatttatttaacatatatgatgcccacactacccaaaggtctccgggCGGCTTTTTACCCATTCCACTCCCTGGGGAAAGAAGGCCAGCCTTGGTCTCCAGTTCGAATCCCAGCTCTTCCGTGGGTCCTCGGTTCAAATAGTGACGGGCGAAATCCTGCATGGAAAAAGGGAGACTCTTGTTTGCGGGTCCAGCTGCCGCCGCCCCGCAGCCCTCCCTTGACCCCTCTGACCCGGCAAGACACATACAGCAAGAGGCAGCCTTGTTGGCAAAGGTTTGGTACCAGGTTCTGAGTTCGAGTCTCTGGTACCAAGCCCTGATATACCCACCTCCAAAtctctatttaaaaacaaacttccCCACCATgggaaaaagggaggagtgggttCAAAGTTGTGAGTTAAGTCCCAGGCACtgggaaagaaacacacacacacacacaccagggctGAATCAGAGTGACAGCAAGGGCTTGGAGGGTCTACCCCGAGCCCACTGCCCTTGAGTTGCCAACTTGTGGCCTCTGACAAAAGGGCACATTGTTAAAATGCAGCGGTGCCTCAGTTTACGAAATTAACGCGATCTACGTGGCGTTACGTCAAGCGAACATTTCGTAAACCGGAacgcggattgccataggaacggagGTGGGGGGGCGCTATGGCCAGGCATCCTGGGGAGAATTTCTTTGCAAACCCaataaaatctggaaaaaaaaaacccataaaccgTGACATTGTTTTTAACAGATTTCCATTCGTACCCCAAAAATTATGTTCACCGAGACGTTCGTAAATCAAGGTGCTGTTGTCCATCAATGACCCAATTTTTTAAGAACCACAAAGCTAGGTAGAAAGGGATTCCCGTGATATTCATCATCACGGCCAACCCCCCGTCAAAAACCCCActgctggaggtggggggggttTGCTCTGAAGAGGGGGGCACCCTCCTTGTAGGAGGGAGTTTTGTCACACACCTCACATGGGATCACCTGAGACCGGGAACCTCCTTCCGCCTCATGAGATGGGCCAGGGCTGGACGTTTCGGTCCCCGCCCCGACCTCTCCGTTCCACGAGGGGACCCCCCCCCTTGCCTTTCCTCTCTGGAACTCAGACCCCACCCAGAAGCCTGCTTAACTTTGGAGgagtttggggggtgggtgggacggGGGGAGCCACGAGGCATCGCACTTACCCTGTGGGGAAGCCAGAGGTAGCAGATGATGGAGATGAGGGTCCCAACGCATGGAGTGACAAAGTAGCTCAA
This window contains:
- the SLC29A2 gene encoding equilibrative nucleoside transporter 2; its protein translation is MAPPGLPKDSFHCVGIIFFLLGLGTLLPWNFFITAIPYFQSRLVAGNCSAGEETRNGTSPGFEPASCCNDAFNFSNWLALLSQLPLLLFTLLNSLLYQCIPEALRILGSLGGILLLFVLTAVLVRVEMSPHAFFSVTMASVWFINSFCAVLQGSLFGQLGAFPQRYSTLFLSGQGMAGTFAALAMLLSMASGADAQISALSYFVTPCVGTLISIICYLWLPHRDFARHYLNRGPTEELGFELETKAGLLSPGSGMEDVTAVVPGGPREEPQNLSNGNVVALERDDLACPPEMMNGKSGAGLAAPKPSVLDVLKKIWQLALCIVVVFSVTLSVFPAITASVASTSENETWGKFFTPVCCFLLFNVMDWLGRSATSYFLWPEKLLRLIPVAVGLRLLFIPLLLLCNVPQRTYLPTLFRQDAWFILFMAVFSLSNGYFVSLTMCLAPKQVQRHESELAGAIMTFFLALGLSCGAGLSFVLKALL